In the genome of Malania oleifera isolate guangnan ecotype guangnan chromosome 5, ASM2987363v1, whole genome shotgun sequence, the window CTTTATTAAAGACAATAAGGGATCTGAGGCGAAGGCTGCCCTTTTGTAAAGGTTGTTTAATCACTCCCCATTTAACAAGTTGATATTTGTAAAACTCCCCAAAAGGAATCTTCTTTGGATACCCTCCAATCTTTAGGCGACCGTACTATGGATACTGGATAGGAAAAAGAGACATGAAGTAAATTAGCAAATTCGACTGAGTACTTTTAATGAGAGTGAGTTTGCCACCTTTAGACAAAAGGATCCTTTTCCAACCAGCGAGTTTCTTTTCAAATTTGTCAACAATGGGATCCCAAAAACCCTTATCCTTAAAACTTGGCTCCCAAGGGGAGGCCAAGATAGGTAATAGGGAAGGCTCCAAGCGTACAATCAAGGATACACGCAAAGTACTATGATCACAAGTTCCCATTGGAGTGATTTCACTTTTGCCCAAATTCACTTTTAAGCCTGAAACCACTTCAAAACCGAGGGGGATGCATCTTAGATTAAGGATCTTGATTATATTCTTTAAATACATTAATTCTGTATATTATGCTTGTAATATCTGTGAATTTGATGGAATATATACCAGCAAAGTCTAGGATCTACCTAGATTTGCATCAAGATCAATCCCTAGATGTGGTTAAGGTGGTGAAGTTTTCAAACCTCTCTCCGCGCCTTGGGAGCTCGTTTTagtctttcttttcttcttcccaGTTTTGTTTGGCTTGGAAGCTACTTCATCAGACCTACCCTTCTTTTTCTTGTCCTTCTACTCAATGTCTCTCTGAGTTTGCATCATCCTTTTGATGTTGTTATATTTACCTATTTCAAGAAGCCTAGATAATATATTTTGAGAGCTTGTTGAAATGGAGAAGCTAAATCTTGAAACTCATACATCAAAGCTGTCATCACCGCAGTCACCTTAAGAAATCTTCTGGCTTTTGCCTTATCTCTGCAATGCTAGAAGAAGCCTTTTAGTAGCCTCTGGTTGCTAATAAGGTGGTTAACATATGAAGCATTAATATACCTAAAAGAAAATCCTGATGTTGGCCTCAAGTTAGAATACCAAGTGTGGAGACCTCATTGGGGTTGCGGTGAAATCTTCACACACAATTGCATTAGGGGCTCCATGGAGAATTATTAAGACTTTGAATATATACATATGATCTATAAGGTGTGTGCTGCCGTCATGGGATTCCGTGGGAGCATTATGACCCCTGGAGGTCGATTCTTATCAATGATCCCCCCTAGTGAATGAAAAGCCACCCTAAAGAAAAGTCCAAATCTGATTTTGATCGAACTCACCTGTTTGTCTCTCCTACCTATTGGGGTTGACTATGGGCTTAGGTCAGTATGAGCTGTCCTCCCTTCAGGATAGGTGTATTGGCACATTTTGGGCTAGAACCCTCATCTGCAGCTGCATTGCTTGAAATTGCTTTACTGGGAGCCCAAAGACTAGGTTGTGGTTGACTGGAAGGCTTACCAAGGGATAGGAAGATTGAAGAAAGAAGGCATTGGTGGGGGCATCAAATGGCTTTACCTTTCCCTCTGGGTTGATGTCCTATAAACAAAAGTTGGAATAGAGGGAGGTACATAGGAGCAGTTACCAATTAATTTTGTTCAACAACGTGTGCCAGGCTTTGTGGTTGTGAGAGGAATGACCTTTGAAAAAGGAAAGAGGGGGGGTTATCCTCTCTTCTATCACGATCTCTTCACCCCCCAGCCATATGGATGAACAACTAGCCTTTTATCACATCAATCCCCTTTGGCATGTCAGAATATCTCATATCAGATACCATAATCAGTTATTCATTTATAGGGTCCATAATAGTGGCGGAATGTCTCATATCAGATACCATAACCAGTTATTAATTTATAGGCTCCATGATAGTGGTGGATTGGATTAGTTTAAACTAGATACATATTATCATTTGCTTGATAGGGACCTCCGTGACAATAATTGCCAGTAGTGAACAGTATGACTTCTACAGCTGATGCCATTCTACACTGATGAGAAATGGTTTCGGTTGAACTATATAAATAGAATATTGATTGGAGGAAAGTATGATATAAATGGACCAAAGAAGAGTTTTTGGAAAAAATCTTTAGATCTCTTTCAACCTTAGATCTATTCTTGATATGTCAAAAATGTTTCATTACTAAAGTTATGAGCAGATCAATGTGCAAAATGAATTTGATTGGATCCAGCAGATCATTATTAGCTTCACATAGCATCAACAAAATTAGCTTTAGTGATGTTTATTGGCCTTTAATCTATGGGGTCAGATTTAAGGATTGTTTATTACTTAATTCTCTAAATACCCAACTTTTCCCTCATGGGTCATAGGGCCAATAAGGAAAATGAAAAGCCAACGGAAGAGAATATAAACAGAAAAGGGCAGGAGAAAAACTGAATAGTCTAAGAAAGTGCTCGACATGGAATCAAATTTCTTTAAGAAGGGCCAAAGCTATTACTGTGGCTCTTTATATCTTGCGAACATTCTAGATTAAGATTGATAGTGATTGGATTGAATAGCATAAGATTCTAATGTTGTTCAATTTATTAGTTGTTGGTCCTCCACTTATATTTGCTCCTTCTCTCTTTCTTACGACATTCATAAGCTTGTTTCAATGAATCTACCGATGAGCATTTTTTTGTAATCTTGCCATTTGGTATTGATATTTGTTAGAAGAACATACTGGCTCAACTAGGCAAAGACTCAGTAAATTTGCTGATTCTGGAAATTGTAAGATATCTCAGCAAAACCACGTAAGTTAGCGGTTACCGATCCTTTTGAGTTTTAGTTCAAGTATGCTAACTTCAAATCTATTATGTGAAATGGGATTTTTGGCTCAACTTGTCAAAATAATTTTCCTGTTTTTGAATgtaatttttgttttcaaaagcaAGATAGGTATTCAAAAAGACACACCAAACGATTATGGTAATCAAGTGAGAATTGCAAGCCCTCTATCAATAGCTTCCAAAATAAGAACAACAACATTAGCCAACTATGTGGTGTGTACTCATAAAATGCCATGCTGAAAGATTACTTACTCTCTTTTGCTCCAATTTCTTCTTCCATGAAGCATGATGGGGTGAATTCTATTACATATGCCACTATGAtggtaaataataaatatttcgGTAAAATGAAAATTTCTGTCTATAAAACATAGCTGGCTAGATACTTAGAAAGAAAAAGCAACCTATAATTTTTAGGGATGTTGCTAATTTTCTTTAATTCTGCAACCATATAGTGAAGTTCTAATTTGCTTGTGGTTGAGCAAGATTccaacccctcccccccccctccccttttttttttttttttctggtggGAAGTGTTTAAGCAAGTTACTTTAATTGTGAAGAAAACTGCTATATTTTTGTCTCAGCTGATGTGAGTTTAATAATTGATATTTAATAATGCAAGATGTTAGTTACTTCCATGATCTCTCTTTCAATGTTTTGTCATTTATTACACTTTAAAGCAAAATTTTCCACTTCAGAGAATGACAAGTCCAATACTGAGCGAAGGGACACTATTCATTTATGAATTACCAAGAAATGATATGTGGTGCCAAAGGAGGGAAGTAGCAAAGGTGCCACCTATCCACATACAGAGCATGTGTAACTCTGATAGTTTTCAGCTGAGCTTTAGTAATGCTAATTCCATCCTGGTGAGACCAACAAACAACAAACTACTTAATTTAGTATGCCACGCAGAACACAGCCTCATACAGAACAGAGATAAAAAGGGAAAAAGTAAGGAATATAATACCTTTCTTTTTCTTGACCCACATAAAGTAGCAGAATCAAAAGCAGCATTTACAACTTAGGCATTTTATTTTCTTCAACCTTTTTGTGTGTGGGAGAATGCAACAGGGGATGTCAAAAGTTGAATTCCTCATTATTTTCCCACATATAATTTTTATGCTTTTTGTCTTTCTGCCTTTTGTTCTCTATTATTGCTCCCTACAAGATGTACTCTACTATGCATAATGCTCCAGCAAAAATAACTAAATTAagcctctcttttttttttttttgaatgagaTTGAGGGAAACTTGATGGCACAATCCCTTTTGACCTGTTAAAAATTGATGTAGTACAAACAGTAATAGGTTTCAAGCTCATGGAAGTTGTTGATACCTCTCCGTAGGtagtaaaatttttaatttctggGGATAATATCATAACAAAattattaagagagagagagagagccatatGGTCAGCAAATAAAGCATTATTCATGTCTTGTTCTTTACCTAGTTATTTGTGTCTcctatttttctcaaaataatttacaTCTCCTGTTTAGTACATTATGCTTATAGCCACCCACGCGCGCACACATGCACGCAGATACTCACACATACTTAGGATAATGATTGATTAATTTGCATGAAGAAACCACATGGAAATATTGGACAGTAAATTATAAAGCATATATTATTGACAAAAGGAAAGAGATTACCCGCTTGTGCTAATCGAAACTACCAGTATTTATTACATGAAACCCTACATAATTAAACTACTGAATGGACGGCTCACTAGCTGGGCAAGCGTTGAGCCAGGTTTATTCTTCTACATGATATTAATAACACAGACGGTAGCTAGAATTAAGATAAATTCTGGTATGGCTTCAGCAGTTGGACGAGAGAACCCCTTAGGTGAAGGGACATCACCTCATTGGTGGACCCAATCAGCTGTCCACCAATGAACAAGATGGGCACAGGAGCGCTGCAGCCCAGGCAGGTGAGTGCCTTCTCCATTTCCCTGCCATCTGGGTCCTCATCCATCTCATAAATCAGGGGCTGCACAGATAGCTCCTGCAGTAGAATTTTGACAGCGTAGGACAAGCAACAAGAGCTCTTGCTGAACATCACTACTTCCTTCTGCGAGGCCAATGCCTTCACCTTATCCATCTTCACAGTCCCAATTCAAGCTAGATCAATCTCCTCCTAGCTAGCTTACTGGTATGGATGGGAAagttatttttattcttttgataTTGATGATACTGAGGCTGCACCCAAAACCATTGGACCGAATCTGACAAAAATTCGATCcaatagtaatatatataatgtGGAAGGAGAAGGGAAGCAAGCAGGAAATGAGTTGGAAGCTTTAGGTTGCTTGCTTAAAACCGAGCCCTCATGTTGTGCTATTTATACAGACAGCTGAGGGTGGAGTACTCCTTTCTCTACGCATGCAAGACTATTAATTCAAAAGAGGTTGTGCTTTACTTATATTCTCAAAGCTCCTAAAGTTCCTTTTTAAGATAGGGACTGAACTGTTTAATTAATTTACTATACTTACCTCCCACTCAATCTGATATGGAAGCAATTCATTTTTCTGAGTCCAGATGGATGGTTGGAAGTGCAGAGAACAAGGTGTCACACTTGATTCAATTGGATTCCGGAACACGTGTATGGGCG includes:
- the LOC131155305 gene encoding monothiol glutaredoxin-S9-like codes for the protein MDKVKALASQKEVVMFSKSSCCLSYAVKILLQELSVQPLIYEMDEDPDGREMEKALTCLGCSAPVPILFIGGQLIGSTNEVMSLHLRGSLVQLLKPYQNLS